GGCCTCGTCGGCCTGCCGGCGCAGCTGGGCCGCTTGCTCCGTGGCCTGCCGCCGGGCGGCGATGGACTGGGTCAGAGCGGTAGCTTGTCCCTCCAGCTGGGAGAGTGTCTCCTCGTCCGGTAGGACGTCACAGCGCTGCTCCAGTTGCCGATACTGCTGCTGGGCGGTGGATAGGGCTGCTTGGGCCTCCTCGTATTGGCGGCGGGCGGCCTGACGCTCCAGCTGCTGCCATTGGGCAGCTTGTTGCTCCAGTTCCTCCAGTCGGGTCTGGGTATCTTGCAGTCGGAGCTGTGCGGCGTTGAACTGTTCCCGCAGGCTCTCCTGCCGGGCCAGCGCATCCTCCAGCTGGGCGATTTCCTGCTCCAGTGCCGGGATCTGTCCGGTGGAGCGGTTGGCTCGCCGGGCGTTCAGCTGCTTTTTCAGCCGCTCATAGCTCTCGGAGTAGGAGGCGTCCTCCTCGCCGGTGGAGATCAGAGCAGCGATGCGGCGCTCCAGCTCGGCGTCCTGATCCATCGCCAGAGCATTCTGGCCGATGAAGGCGCTGCGCAGAAACACCTCCCGTGGAATGCCCAGCAGATACTGACCGGCCTCGGCGGCGGGGATGCCGGGGACGGGGTCGGCGGTGCCGGTGTAGGTGAGATGGGCATCACCCATGGGGGCGGAGGTCCGTCTGGTCTCCCGCAGGAGGGTATAGCGGGCGTCGCCGTTCCGAAGCAGTAGCCGCCCCTGCATGGGGGAACCGCTCCACGGGGCGTAGCGGTTCTTGTCGGCCAGCAGCCCCCGCTCCTTGGTGGGGACGCCGTACAGCATATTTTGAAGGAACCGGCACCAAGTGGACTTGCCGGATTCATTGGGGGCGCAGATCACATTCAGCTCCGGCTGAAGGTCCAGCTGGGAGCCGTTCAGTCTGCCAAAGGTGGCGCTCATCTGCTCGATCTGCAAGGGATCACCTCTTTATCATATATGGTTCATGTCGCCGGATAGTATACCACAGAAGCGGTCGTTTGTCACTGGCTTTATGGATGGAGAAAAAACGGAAATTTTTTGAAATTAGGTATTGACAAATGGCGTTTCCTCTGGTAATCTAAACAAGCTGTTTCGCAGAGCGGTTTTCATAGGAGCTTCCATTAGAGTACCAAATGACTGGTAAAAGTTTTTTGGAAAAGATGAAAAAACCTGTTGACAAACTTGGCTTTGCAGAGTATAATAGCAATGTTCCGCAGAAGCGGGCGTGTATCTTGTAAATTAAACAATGAACGAACAAAAGCACCAGACGGGAGCACATGAAAATGTGCGACGAAACTTGGTGGAGCAGGGTTAAGTCAATTACCTGCGAAGCTAAGTATAAAAAGTTTTTGAAGCTATGACAAATAGCTCTGTAACGAGATTAGCTCAGCGGAGACGCTGTGTTGATACGATTTATAGAGAGTTTGATCCTGGCTCAGGACGAACGCTGGCGGCGTGCTTAACACATGCAAGTCGAACGAGAATCTACGGATCGAGGATTCGTCCAAGTGAAGTAGAGGACAGTGGCGGACGGGTGAGTAACGCGTGAGGAACCTGCCTTTCAGAGGGGGACAACAGTTGGAAACGACTGCTAATACCGCATGACACATTGGGGTCGCATGGCCTTGATGTCAAAGATTTATCGCTGAAAGATGGCCTCGCGTCTGATTAGCTAGTTGGTGAGGTAACGGCCCACCAAGGCGACGATCAGTAGCCGGACTGAGAGGTTGACCGGCCACATTGGGACTGAGATACGGCCCAGACTCCTACGGGAGGCAGCAGTGGGGAATATTGGGCAATGGGCGCAAGCCTGACCCAGCAACGCCGCGTGAAGGAAGAAGGCTTTCGGGTTGTAAACTTCTTTTGTCAGGGACGAGTAGAAGACGGTACCTGACGAATAAGCCACGGCTAACTACGTGCCAGCAGCCGCGGTAATACGTAGGTGGCAAGCGTTGTCCGGATTTACTGGGTGTAAAGGGCGTGTAGCCGGGAAGGCAAGTCAGATGTGAAATCCACGGGCTCAACTCGTGAACTGCATTTGAAACTGTTTTTCTTGAGTATCGGAGAGGCAATCGGAATTCCTAGTGTAGCGGTGAAATGCGTAGATATTAGGAGGAACACCAGTGGCGAAGGCGGATTGCTGGACGACAACTGACGGTGAGGCGCGAAAGCGTGGGGAGCAAACAGGATTAGATACCCTGGTAGTCCACGCTGTAAACGATGAATACTAGGTGTGCGGGGACTGACCCCCTGCGTGCCGCAGTTAACACAATAAGTATTCCACCTGGGGAGTACGATCGCAAGGTTGAAACTCAAAGGAATTGACGGGGGCCCGCACAAGCGGTGGATTATGTGGTTTAATTCGAAGCAACGCGAAGAACCTTACCAGGGCTTGACATCCTACTAACGAGATAGAGATATGTTAGGTGCCCTTCGGGGAAAGTAGAGACAGGTGGTGCATGGTTGTCGTCAGCTCGTGTCGTGAGATGTTGGGTTAAGTCCCGCAACGAGCGCAACCCCTATTGTTAGTTGCTACGCAAGAGCACTCTAGCGAGACTGCCGTTGACAAAACGGAGGAAGGTGGGGACGACGTCAAATCATCATGCCCCTTATGTCCTGGGCTACACACGTAATACAATGGCGGTCAACAGAGGGATGCGAAACCGCAAGGTGGAGCGAACCCCTAAAAGCCGTCCCAGTTCAGATTGTGGGCTGCAACCCGCCCACATGAAGTCGGAATCGCTAGTAATCGCAGATCAGCATGCTGCGGTGAATACGTTCCCGGGCCTTGTACACACCGCCCGTCACACCATGAGAGTCAGGGAACACCCGAAGCCTGTAGCCTAACCATTCGGAGGGCGCAGTCGAAGGTGGGTTCGATAATTGGGGTGAAGTCGTAACAAGGTAGCCGTTCGAGAACGAGCGGCTGGATCACCTCCTTTCTAAGGAGACCTCAGCGAGCCTACGGGCTTGGCTGTAACATCCTGGTCAGCCGAATGGGACTGAGTTTGTTCATTGTTTAATTTAGAGGGTATACGCCGGCAGGCAGAACGACAGAATAGCACGGGGATATAGCTCAGCTGGGAGAGCGCCTGCCTTGCAAGCAGGAGGTCGCCGGTTCGATCCCGACTATCTCCACCAAGAGAATACCTTCGCATGGGCCCGTAGCTCAGCTGGCTAGAGCGTACGACTGATAATCGTAAGGTCGGTGGTTCGAGCCCACTCGGGCCCACCAGAGTTCCATTTTGCGGATGGATCTTAAGACCCAAGGGATTGGATCTTAAGATCTGGCTTCAAAAGAGGCTGGAGCTTGCATCTTGAAAACTGAACAAAGAAGAAAGTGATGAAAGCAAGGCAACAGAGAGGTCTTTCAAGGAAACTTGAAAGAAAAGTTGTGAATTTTAATTGTGGAACACTTCTGTGAAAGAAGAGGGTAACAATTACAATTTTGCTAGATCTGTGATTGCCTGCATAATTCAACTATAGAGAACCAAAATATCTCTAATAGGTCAAGCTATAAAGAGCGCAAGGGGAATGCCTTGGCATCAGGAGCCGACGAAGGACGTGACAAGCTGCGATAAGCTTCGGGGAGGAGCAAATATCCTGTGATCCGGAGATTTCCGAATGGGGAAACCCACTGGAGCAATACTCCAGTAACGTGCATTGAACAAAATAGGTGTACGTGGGGAACCGCCTGAACTGAAACATCTAAGTAGGGCGAGGAAAAGACATCAACCGAGATTCCGTAAGTAGTGGCGAGCGAACACGGAGGAGGCCAAACCGGAGGATTTATTCTCCGGGGTTAGGACTTGCATCACGATCAGAAGAATCTAACAGAACGGCATGGGAAGGCCGGCCACAGAGGGTGAGAGCCCCGTACGTGAAAGAGGAAGCTGACAGCGAGTATCCAGAGTACCGCAGGGACACGTGAAACCCCGCGGGAAAACGGGTGGACCACCATCCAAGCCTAAATACTACCTGATGACCGATAGAGGAGCAGTACCGTGAGGGAAAGGTGAAAAGGACCCCGGGAGGGGAGTGAAAGAGAACCTGAAACCTTGTGCTTACAAGCACTCAAAGCACGTTAAAGTGTGATGAGGTACTTTTTGTAGAACGGTCCGGCGAGTTATAGTAACGAGCAAGCTTAAGGTATTCAGTACCGGAGGCGAAGCGAGAGCGAGTCTGAATAGGGCGCATAAAGTTCGTTGCCATAGACCCGAAACCGGGTGACCTAACCATGAGCAGGCTGAAGTGAGAGTAAAATCTCATGGAGGGCCGAACGCACGTTCGTTGCAATGACCGGCGATGACTTGTGGTTAGCGGAGAAATTCCAATCGAACTCGGAGATAGCTGGTTCTCCCCGAAATAGCTTTAGGGCTAGCGTTATCTTAGATTACCGGAGGTAAAGCACTGAATGGGCTAGGGGGCGATAAGCTTACTGAACCCTATCAAACTCTGAATGCCGGATAATTGATGGATAGCAGTCAGACAGTGTGAGATAAGTTTCATTGTCAAAAGGGAAACAGCCCAGACCCACAGCTAAGGTCCCAAATGTATGCTAAGTGGAAAACGATGTGGAGTTGCGAAAACAACCAGGATGTTGGCTTAGAAGCAGCCACTCATTAAAAGAGTGCGTAATAGCTCACTGGTCGAGTGACTCTGCGCGGAAAATGTAACGGGGCTAAGTATACAACCGAAGCTTGGGATTGTCTAAAGACAGTGGTAGGGGAGCGTCGTGTATGGGGTGAAGTCGCATCGGAAGGAGCGGTGGACTGTACACGAGTGAGAATGCCGGAATGAGTAGCGAGAATTATGTGGGAATCATAATGGCCGAAAATCTAAGGTTTCTTGGGGAAGGTTCGTCCGCCCAAGGTAAGCCGGGAGCTAAGGCGAGGCCGCAAGGCGTAGTCGATGCACATACGGTAGAAATTCCGTAGCCACCGAACCTTAAACCGGAAGGACACTTTCAGATAGCAGAACCCAGCCGTTGGTAGAGCTGGGCGAAAGGGACTGAAATATAGTAGGGAAGTCTGCGATGCTGAGAGGCGAGAAAAGCTCCGGTGTATGCTAAGGTGCCCGTACCGCAAACCGACACAGGTAGATGAGGAGAGAATCCTAAGGCCAACGGGAGAAGGGTTGTTAAGGAACTCGGCAAATTGACCCCGTAACTTCGGAAGAAGGGGAGCCCCGAAAGGGGCCGCAGTGAATAGGCCCAAGCAACTGTTTACCAAAAACACAGGTTTATGCTAAATCGAAAGATGACGTATATGAGCTGACGCCTGCCCGGTGCCGGAAGGTTAAGAGGAGATGTCAGGAGCAATCCGAAGCATTGAATTGAAGCCCCGGTAAACGGCGGCCGTAACTATAACGGTCCTAAGGTAGCGAAATTCCTTGTCAGGTAAGTTCTGACCCGCACGAATGGCGTAATGATTTGGGCACTGTCTCAACAGCCCTGCCCGGCGAAATTGTAGTACTGGTGAAGATGCCAGTTACCCGCAACTAGACGGAAAGACCCCATGGAGCTTTACTGCAGTTTAATACTGGGAATCGGTAATGCATGTACAGGATAGGTGGGAGACTTGGAAGCATAGTCGTCAGGCTATGTGGAGTCACCGGTGGGATACCACTCTTGTATTGCTGGTTTCCTAACCTGCGGCCGTGAATCCGGTCGGGGGACACTGTTAGACGGGCAGTTTGACTGGGGCGGTCGCCTCCAAAAGAGTAACGGAGGCGCTCAAAGGTTCGTTCAGCACGGACGGAAATCGTGCATTGAGTGTAAACGCATAAACGAGCCTAACTGCGAGACCGACGGGTCGAGCAGTAACGAAAGTTGGAGTTAGTGATCCGGTGGTATGTGAGTGGAAATGCCATCGCTCAACGGATAAAAGCTACCCTGGGGATAACAGGCTGATCTCCCCCAAGCGTCCACAGCGACGGGGAGGTTTGGCACCTCGATGTCGGCTCGTCGCATCCTGGGGCTGTATTCGGTCCCAAGGGTTTGGCTGTTCGCCAATTAAAGCGGCACGCGAGCTGGGTTCAGAACGTCGTGAGACAGTTCGGTCCCTATCTGTTGCGGGCGTAAGAGATTTGAAGGGAGCTGTCCTTAGTACGAGAGGACCGGGATGGACGTACCTCTGGTGCACCAGTTGTCCTGCCAAGGGCATAGCTGGGTAGCTATGTACGGACGAGATAAACGCTGAAAGCATCTAAGCGTGAAACTCTCCCTAAGATGAGATCTCTCATCCTTTATGGAGTAAGGGCCCAGAAAGACGATCTGGTTGATAGGCCGGAGGTGGAAGTGCAGTAATGTATGCAGCTGACCGGTACTAATAGCCCGAGGGCTTGACCTACGATTTATGCAGGCAATGGCCTTCCTTCCATCCTCTTCTTTGTTCGGTTTTGAAGGTGTAAGCGAAAGACATCTGAGTGATATGCACCATTAGCTCAGCTGGTAGAGCACCTGACTCTTAATCAGGGTGTCCAGGGTTCGAGTCCCTGATGGTGTACCACGGTTATTTCACAAGGATACTTGTGTGATAATATAAAGGAAAAAATGGCCCGTTGGTCAAGTGGTTAAGACAGAGGCCTCTCACGCCTTTAACATCGGTTCGAATCCGGTACGGGTCACCATTTCTTCTTGACAAATTGCGTAAAAGTGCATATACTACTGTTTGTTACCGCTGATACGGTTTCAATAGTTGGTGCTGATTAGGGCGAGGGTCCACCCGTTCCCATCCCGAACACGGAAGTTAAGCTCGCTTCTGCCCACAATACTTGGCTGGAGACGGCCCGGGAAGATAGGTAGCGCCAACACGCCTTCTTAGCTCAATGGTAGAGCATTCGGCTGTTAACCGAAGGGTTGTAGGTTCGAGCCCTACAGAAGGCGCCAAGGGTGTGCCGCCACTCGTAAGGTGGCGGCACACTTCCTTTTTACATGATGTCCGCCGAGAGAGCCGATCACTTGGGCCTTTAGCTCAGTTGGTTAGAGCAGACGGCTCATAACCGTCCGGTCCCGGGTTCGAGTCCCCGAAGGCCCACCACACAGGGGTATAGCTCAGCTGGTAGAGCAGCGGTCTCCAAAACCGCGTGTCGAGAGTTCGAATCTTTCTGCCCCTGCCAAAAACGAAATTCCTGCCGATGAAAGTCGGCAGGAATTTTCTTTGCCTATGATGGCCAACTTGCAGCTATGACGGGAAATTTTTCTTGTTTTGTTCTTGTTCCGCTGAGAGGTTTATGATACCCTAAAGGTAGGAAGAAGATCTCATATGAGCATTAAGGCCTACGGACAGAACTCATGGCGGGGTAGAACTGTCACGGTGGTACGGGTGTATCCGAGGAATAAGAGCTTGTTTTTTGTGATCTTTTTCGTGGGGATTAATGACGCTGAAATTGTGCCGCTGACGAATTTCTGGCGGAGAACGGCTATGTCAGTAATTTCAGCGAGACAAGGCTCCACCACGAGATCTATCTCTCCGACCCACGGAAGGCGGCACCGGAAAAGCGAAAAACCGTTATCCGGCACCCTATTAAAAAGTGCGACGGAGAAAATTCTCCGCAGGCAAAGGAGGGCTTCCATGGACTATATTCGGATCATCGAGGACAACATCGATGGAGAGCACATCTGCTGCGCCATGTCCGGCAAACAGAGTCTTGTCAAGAAGGAATGGCTCAGGCAGCGGTTTGCGGAGGGACTGGTCTTTTACCGGAGCCGGGAGCGGGGCAAGTGCTTCATCGAATATATCCCGGCGGAGTACGCATGGGTTCCCATTCAGGCGGAGGGATACCTCTACATTAACTGCCTGTGGGTCTCCGGCTCCATGAAAGGCCACGGCTACTCCAATGACCTGCTGGCGGAGTGCATCCGGGATGCCAAGGCGCAGGGGCGAAAGGGTCTGTGCACCCTGTCCGCCCAAGGACGGAAGCGTGAGTTTCTCTCCGACCCGAAGTACCTGGCGCACAAGGGCTTCACAACGGCGGATACCTCTGCATGCGGGATCGAATTGCTGTATCTGCCTCTTGTTCCCTGCGCAGAGCCGCCGAAATTCAAGGACTGCGCCAAACAGCCCATTGTGGAGGAGAGCGGCTTCGTGCTCTATTACACGGATCAGTGTCCCTTCACCTACTACTGGGTGCCGAGAGTGGTGGAGGCTGCCAAGGCGCATCATATTCCCTTGAAGGTCATCCATGTCACCAGCAGGGAGCAGGCGCAGAATGTGCCGTCGCCGGTGACCACCTATGTCCTGTTTCGGGACGGGAAATTTCTGACCCAGGGCATCCAGAGCGACAAGAAATTCCTGAAGCTTGCGGGAGTGGAGGCACAATAGACCGCTGCGGGCGGCGCACAAGAAGATTTAGGAGGTGTCCCATGGAGGGATTCAAGGCGAAGGAATACAAGATTTTTGAGCTGTTTGATAAGCAGTGGGCTATCGTTACCGCCGGGTCCATGGCGCATTACAACAGCTGTACCGTCAGCTGGGGAAGCCTAGGAAATATCTGGGGCCATGCGGGACATAGCTGCCCCATCGTTACGGTCTATGTCCACCCGGCCCGTTACACCAGTGAGTTTTTAAGGGACAGCGACATTTTCACGGTGAGCTTTTACCCGGAGAGCTGCCGAAAGGCGCTGAGTTATATCGGCTCCCACTCCGGCCGGGACGGCGATAAGATTGCCGCTGCCGGGCTGACGCCTGTGACCATGGGACAGGGTGTGACATTCCGGGAGGCGAATCTGACCTTCCTCTGTAAGAAGCTGTATCAGCACCAATTCTCCAAAGATGATCTGGCCCCGGAAATTCAGGCGTATTACGCCGCTGCGCCGCAGGTGTACCCGGACTTTCAGGGCGGCTGGCAGCCGCACATAGTCTTTGTAGGGGAGATCACAGCCGTCAGGGACGACCGGTGAGGGGGAAAGCCGGAAAACTTGCCGCCATATAGCAGAAAAGCCGCTATTAGCGGCTTTTCTGCTATATGCCGAGGACAGAGAAAGCGAAGTGGCATGGAAGTTGCTATATAAAATCATAGATACGGCACCATTTTGAAGGGGCCGCACACGACCATCACGACATAAGGAGGAGAACGTATGAGTACGCTGAAAGAGGAGGCCCTGCAGCTGCACGAGGTGCATCAAGGGAAGCTGGCGGTGTCGCTGAAGGTGGACATCGAGACCAAGCATGATCTGTCTCTGGCGTATACGCCGGGGGTGGCAGAGCCGTGCCTGGAGATCGCACAGGATCGGGAGCAGGTATACCGATATACGGGCAAGGGAAATGCTGTGGCCATCGTTACCGACGGAACGGCGGTGCTGGGTCTGGGGGATATCGGCCCGGAGGCGGCCCTGCCGGTGATGGAGGGGAAGGCGTGTCTCTTTAAGCGCTTCGGCGGCGTAGATGCCTACCCCATCTGCCTGAACACCAAGGACCCGGAGGAGATCGTGCGGGCGGTGCAGCTGATAGCACCGGGCTTCGGCGGTATCAATCTGGAGGATATTTCGGCGCCCCGGTGCTTCGAGATCGAGGAGCGGCTCATCGAAACACTGGACATTCCCGTGTTCCACGACGATCAGCACGGAACGGCGGTGGTGGTGCTGGCGGCTCTCATCAACGGGGCCAAGTGTCTGGGACTGGAGCTGCCGCAGGTGCAGACGGTCATCAGCGGCGCCGGTGCTGCGGGCATCTCCGTCTGTAAGCTGCTGATGAAGGCGGGGGTGCGGGATATCACCCTCTGCGACCGGCAGGGGGCCATTTGGGAGGGCCGGGAGGGCCTGAACGGGGCCAAGACGGCCATGGCGAAGGTCACTAACCGGGCCATGCGAAAGGGCAGTCTGGCGGAGGTCATGGAGGGAGCCGATCTGTTCATCGGTGTTTCCGGTCCCGGCATCGTCACGCAGGAGATGGTGCGCTCCATGTCACCGCAGGCGATGGTGTTCGCCCTGTCAAACCCGGTTCCGGAGATCATGCCGGAGCTGGCGTTGGCGGCGGGGGCCAAGGTGGTGGCCACCGGCCGGTCGGATTTCCCCAATCAGATCAACAACCTGTTGGTATTCCCCGGAATCTTCAAGGGAGCGTTGGCGGCCCGTGCCTCACGGATCACGGAGGAAATGATGATCGCCGCCGCCTATGCTATCGCCGGGCGGGTCTCCCCGGAGGAGCTGAGCCGGGAGTGCATCATTCCCAGCACCTTCGACATGGGCGTGGCGGATGTAGTGGCCGAGGCCGTGAAGGCCCATGTGGAGCACTGAGCCATGAGAGAGCTGGATACGGCGCTGATCTGCCAGACGGTGGCGGATATGGTGGTGCAGGCCAACTGCTGCATCGGTGCAGACGTGATGGAGAGCCTGCGGCAGGGACGGGACCGGGAGGAGAAGCCCTTGGCCCGGAGTATTCTGGACAAGCTCATCCGCAATGATGAAATCGCCGCCCGGCGGGCCATGCCCCTGTGTCAGGATACGGGCATGGCGGTATTTCGGGTGCGGCTGGGGCAGGAGCTCCATATCGTGGGTCAGCCGCTGGAGGAAGCGCTCCAGCAGGGCATGGCGCAGGGCTACCGGGAGGGCTATCTCAGAAAATCCGTGGTGCGGGACCCGGTATTTCATCGGGAGAACACCGGAGATAATACCCCGGCGGTGATCTACTATGAGATGGTGCCGGGAGACAGGCTGGAGCTCTTCTTTGCGCCCAAGGGCTTCGGCAGCGAGAATATGAGCACCATCAAGATGCTCAAGCCCGCCGACGGAGAAAAGGGTGTCCGGGAGTTCATCCTGTCTGCGGTGGAAAAGGCGGGGCCCAACCCCTGTCCGCCGATCATAGTGGGCGTGGGCATCGGAGGAACCTTCGATAAGTGTGCCCAGCTGTCCAAATTTGCCCTGATGCGGCCGGTGGGAAGCCGGCATCCGGATCCGGCTTACGCCGCCATGGAGTTGGAGCTGCTGGACGAGATCAACCGCATGGACATTGGCCCGGCAGGATTAGGCGGAAGGACTACGGCACTGGCGGTACACATCGAGACGTACCCCACCCACATTGCCGGACTGCCGGTGGCGGTGAACCTCTGCTGCCACGCCTATCGTCACGCCCATGCGGTGCTGTAAAGGAGGGAGCGCATGAAGCATATCCGATTGCCGCTGACGGAAGCGGACATTGCGGCCTTGCAGGCGGGGGACGAGGTGCTGCTCAGCGGCCCGCTGTATACGGCACGGGACGCCGCCCATCAGCGGCTGTGCCGCTGCTTGCAGGAGGGAAAGCCTCTGCCGGTGGAACTGGCGGGGGAGACCATTTACTATGTGGGGCCCTCCCCGGCGAAGCCCGGTGAGGTCATTGGCTCCGCCGGCCCTACCACCAGCTATCGAATGGATCCCTACACGCCGCCGCTGCTGGCGCTGGGGCTGAAGGGCATGATCGGGAAGGGCCGCCGTTCTGCAGAGGTGGTGCAGGCCATCCGGGAGCACGGAGCCGTGTACTTTATCACCATCGGCGGCGCTGCGGCGCTGCTGGCGGAGGCCGTCAAGAAAAAAACACCCGTGTGCTACGAGGATCTGGGACCGGAGGCGATTTGCCGGCTGGAGGTGGAGAGTTTCTATGCCATCGTGGGTATCGACAGCCGGGGGAATACCATCATTCGCTGAAAAAAGCCGCCCGCCGGGGCGGCTTTTTTATGCCCTGCGGAGGGACATGGCATGGGAGTTGCTACTACAATTTGACAGAAAACCGGAGCATACCGGACAAAACAGGAGGGAAACACTATGCGTTTTCAGGAAATGATCGAGACTGTGGACACCCATACCGGCGGCGAACCGACCCGGATCATTCTCAGCGGCATCCCCAAGCTGGAGGGAAATTCTGTCCGGGAGAAGCGGGACTATTTCAAGGAACACTATGACTATATCCGCACACGGCTGACCTACGAGCCCAGAGGCCATGCGGGGATGCTGTGCGCTGCGGTGGTGCCGCCCACCATGCCGGAGGCGGATTTCGGCATCTTCTACATGGACGACGTGCAGTATCTGGATATGTGCGGCCATGCCAGCATCGGCGTAGGGACTGCCCTGCAGGAGATCGGGCTGGTGCCCAAGGCCCATCGGGACCGCTACGCCATCGAGACCCCGGCGGGTCTGGTGTGGATCAAGAACAATTTCAAGGAGGACTATGTGTACAGCACCACCGTCCGCAACGTCAACAGCTACGTCATTGAAAACGAACTGCGGATCGACGTGGATGATGTGAAGGATGTGCCGGTGAATCTGGCCTACGGCGGCAACGTGTTTGCTATCGTACCGGCGGCCCGGTTCGGCATCAAGATCCAGCCCTCCTATATGGAGCGCATCAAGCATTATTCCGCCCGTATCCGGGAGGTCATTGCAGAGAAAGGCATTGCCGTGACGCTGGTTCAGTGGTATGATGAACCTAAGTCCAAGGAGGCGGACCTGCGGGTGGTCCACAGCTCCGGGTATGGCTCTCCGGATCGCTCCCCCGGCGGCACCGGCACCAGCGCCAAGGTGGCGTGGCTGTGCGCCAACGGGAAGCTGGCCATCGATGAGCCCTTTGTCCACGAGGGTATCGTGGATGCACCCTTTATCGGCGTGGTGAAGGGCGTCGAGGAGAAGAACGGCCGCACGGAGTATCTCACGGAGATCACCGGACAGGCCCGCATCACGGGCTTCCACAAATTTGTGTTTGCAGACAACGACGACCTGCGGGAGGGCTTCTATTTCGATTGATGCTCCGGCAGGCGGAAAGGACGGATGGGATGAGGTATCATGACGAGCGCCTGCGCTGGCTGCAGGAGAACTTCAGCTACATTGATTCTGTCACCATGATCGACGCCACTGGCAAGATCACTGTGAAGGAGCGC
The genomic region above belongs to Vescimonas coprocola and contains:
- a CDS encoding YoaP domain-containing protein, with the protein product MDYIRIIEDNIDGEHICCAMSGKQSLVKKEWLRQRFAEGLVFYRSRERGKCFIEYIPAEYAWVPIQAEGYLYINCLWVSGSMKGHGYSNDLLAECIRDAKAQGRKGLCTLSAQGRKREFLSDPKYLAHKGFTTADTSACGIELLYLPLVPCAEPPKFKDCAKQPIVEESGFVLYYTDQCPFTYYWVPRVVEAAKAHHIPLKVIHVTSREQAQNVPSPVTTYVLFRDGKFLTQGIQSDKKFLKLAGVEAQ
- a CDS encoding flavin reductase family protein, which gives rise to MEGFKAKEYKIFELFDKQWAIVTAGSMAHYNSCTVSWGSLGNIWGHAGHSCPIVTVYVHPARYTSEFLRDSDIFTVSFYPESCRKALSYIGSHSGRDGDKIAAAGLTPVTMGQGVTFREANLTFLCKKLYQHQFSKDDLAPEIQAYYAAAPQVYPDFQGGWQPHIVFVGEITAVRDDR
- a CDS encoding NAD(P)-dependent malic enzyme; protein product: MSTLKEEALQLHEVHQGKLAVSLKVDIETKHDLSLAYTPGVAEPCLEIAQDREQVYRYTGKGNAVAIVTDGTAVLGLGDIGPEAALPVMEGKACLFKRFGGVDAYPICLNTKDPEEIVRAVQLIAPGFGGINLEDISAPRCFEIEERLIETLDIPVFHDDQHGTAVVVLAALINGAKCLGLELPQVQTVISGAGAAGISVCKLLMKAGVRDITLCDRQGAIWEGREGLNGAKTAMAKVTNRAMRKGSLAEVMEGADLFIGVSGPGIVTQEMVRSMSPQAMVFALSNPVPEIMPELALAAGAKVVATGRSDFPNQINNLLVFPGIFKGALAARASRITEEMMIAAAYAIAGRVSPEELSRECIIPSTFDMGVADVVAEAVKAHVEH
- a CDS encoding fumarate hydratase codes for the protein MRELDTALICQTVADMVVQANCCIGADVMESLRQGRDREEKPLARSILDKLIRNDEIAARRAMPLCQDTGMAVFRVRLGQELHIVGQPLEEALQQGMAQGYREGYLRKSVVRDPVFHRENTGDNTPAVIYYEMVPGDRLELFFAPKGFGSENMSTIKMLKPADGEKGVREFILSAVEKAGPNPCPPIIVGVGIGGTFDKCAQLSKFALMRPVGSRHPDPAYAAMELELLDEINRMDIGPAGLGGRTTALAVHIETYPTHIAGLPVAVNLCCHAYRHAHAVL
- a CDS encoding Fe-S-containing hydro-lyase, with protein sequence MKHIRLPLTEADIAALQAGDEVLLSGPLYTARDAAHQRLCRCLQEGKPLPVELAGETIYYVGPSPAKPGEVIGSAGPTTSYRMDPYTPPLLALGLKGMIGKGRRSAEVVQAIREHGAVYFITIGGAAALLAEAVKKKTPVCYEDLGPEAICRLEVESFYAIVGIDSRGNTIIR
- a CDS encoding proline racemase family protein; the encoded protein is MRFQEMIETVDTHTGGEPTRIILSGIPKLEGNSVREKRDYFKEHYDYIRTRLTYEPRGHAGMLCAAVVPPTMPEADFGIFYMDDVQYLDMCGHASIGVGTALQEIGLVPKAHRDRYAIETPAGLVWIKNNFKEDYVYSTTVRNVNSYVIENELRIDVDDVKDVPVNLAYGGNVFAIVPAARFGIKIQPSYMERIKHYSARIREVIAEKGIAVTLVQWYDEPKSKEADLRVVHSSGYGSPDRSPGGTGTSAKVAWLCANGKLAIDEPFVHEGIVDAPFIGVVKGVEEKNGRTEYLTEITGQARITGFHKFVFADNDDLREGFYFD